Proteins encoded by one window of Sorex araneus isolate mSorAra2 chromosome 3, mSorAra2.pri, whole genome shotgun sequence:
- the ASGR1 gene encoding asialoglycoprotein receptor 1, whose translation MTKEYQDLQHLDSEENDHQLRKEPPSSRTLLRRLCSSTRLLLLTLGLSLLLLLVISVIGSQNSKLEEELQTLKETFSNFTKTTEDEVKDLHILGENIGRKMKSLESQVEKQQHSLKEDHSSLLLHVQQFVTDLRSLNCHLAVLHGNASEKTCCPVSWKEYEGSCYWFSVSVKSWPEADKYCRLENAHLVVIGSLKEQQYIQSIMGPVETWIGLTDQNGPWRWVDGSDYEKGYKNWKPDQPDDWYGHGLGGGEDCAHLTIDGRWNDNACKKLQRWVCETARNGTA comes from the exons ATGACAAAGGAGTATCAAGATCTTCAGCATCTGGACAGTGAGGAGAATGATCATCAACTCAGAAAAG AGCCGCCTTCTTCCCGGACGCTCCTCCGGCGCCTCTGCTCCAGTACCCGGCTGCTGCTGCTCACGCTGGGCCTCAGCCTCCTACTGCTGTTGGTCATCAGTGTCATTGGATCCCAAA ACTCCAAGCTGGAGGAGGAACTGCAGACTCTGAAGGAGACTTTCAGCAACTTCACCAAGACCACTGAGGACGAGGTTAAGGACCTGCACATCCTGG gagaaaatataggcagaaagatgaaatctttggAGTCACAGGTGGAGAAGCAGCAGCACAGCCTGAAAGAAG ATCACTCCTCCTTACTGCTCCACGTGCAGCAGTTTGTGACTGACCTTCGAAGCCTGAACTGTCACCTGGCTGTCCTCCACGGCAATG CCTCTGAGAAGACATGCTGCCCTGTGAGCTGGAAGGAATATGAGGGCAGCTGCTActggttctctgtctctgtcaagTCCTGGCCGGAGGCTGACAAATACTGCCGGCTGGAGAACGCCCACCTGGTGGTGATTGGCTCACTGAAAGAGCAG CAATATATCCAGAGCATTATGGGCCCTGTGGAAACCTGGATAGGCCTCACTGACCAGAACGGGCCCTGGAGGTGGGTGGACGGATCAGACTACGAGAAGGGCTACAA GAACTGGAAACCAGATCAGCCTGATGACTGGTACGGGCACGGGCTCGGAGGAGGGGAGGACTGCGCCCACTTGACTATCGATGGCAGATGGAACGACAACGCCTGCAAGAAGCTCCAACGCTGGGTGTGCGAGACGGCGAGGAACGGCACGGCCTAG